taataaaaaaaaattcttcaacaagaaaaacatgggaagaaaataagaaaatgcggaggaaaaacaataaaatagaaaataattgcATATGAGAGGATTTGAACACTTCTCCTCAAAGTTAGGATGAGGCATTCTTTTCCAAATGaactaacatatataatattgaaatgTCTAGCTgaacaattattaaaaaggagagttgggcacgtgccccaccccCTTTGTCTGTAGATCCGCCATTGGATGGCATCCATCATTGGTGGCTGGGTCGGGTTGTTGGTAGCGGCAGACATGGCAACAGGTGAGAAAGGAAGAGAAGTATAgacaaatttttgtatttaggTCTTAGATTCGTGGCTCTGATACGATGTAGAATGTGAAACTTAATAATATTGACAGAGAgattacaactatatatagtgGGATACAAGTAGGGTTATTAGGGATTACTAATGTATATAACTACCCTTGATACACATAATATACATTCTCTACAGATTTCTGCTACTTTTTTACGTACCACGAAATCTTCCTTTTCAGCGGGAAAATCTTCATCCAACTAGGTGTAGAAGCATCAGCTTTTAAGTACGATACAATGAAATAGTTAaggaatacaaaaaaacataacatatggAGGACTTACATGCCACAAGTTTTGGCTAGGGTTTGAGCATATCAATCAATCATATGCTATTTTTGCGTGTTTTCACCACATGGCTTGTCCATGATGATCAACCAATGCTTGTAACTGCAACCAGGAAATAACGGTGCCATTTTAGTGGGTGGTTGATCACTGAAACTGGATCCAGAATTGAGCGGCAAGTAAGAGCCATCACACTTATCCATCCGCGTCTGTATTGTTGTAAAATGGATCAAAGCAGTGATTTAACTGATGGTGTGGAACAGTATCGGTGGATAGGAGGTGAGAAGGAAGCATATTAAGAAGAGGCGACATTGGAAATGGAAAAGAAAGGATTAGTGAGGTCATGGGTCGGGATAGAGTTTTCGTCATTGAGACTTGTTTGGTTCCTGGTGATGATCGATGATGACGTGATGAGGCTCGTTTGGATGAAATGAaggttttttatataaaaatatgaggctaattaaaaaaaaatgatcacttttaattttaattaattcatatttggtatttgatattattttgttgatacatAGCATATATAGAATTCCTCAAATACCACAATTTCCACCTGGTCCTCCAAATGAAAATGCCACACCAGTGGATTTATAATAACCCCAATATGTCACTCTATAGCAACTATAAGAATCAGCGTAACGTCTTATTTTCTTATCTTCAACATAAACTCTTTTATAGTTAGAGTCTCTAAccacaatgtttttaaaatgtgCTGTCTTCTTAAAATCTGCAACCGGAAAATGTCCATTTCCCATTGGAGGACTAATTCCATCGGGAGATAAATAAGTATTTCCTCCATAGCTTACTAGAGAAGCTCCTTTGTTTAAGTAAGTAAATAATTCTTTAGGCCAATAACCAATCACTTCATTAGATATTTGAAGTACCCAGTTTCCACTATTGGGATcctaatatatatgaaacaaaaataaaaaaacaaaatatactttATCAAGTATCCAAAAAGTCAAAATAATTGTATGGTTTGATAATTTCAttgaaactaaatatataaatcttttcGTATAAAggctaaatataaatatacctGATTAACTTGTATGTTAAAGGTAAGGCTTGTTTCACCATAGATGGATGACCCCCAAAATCCTTTTCCAAGAAGGAGTTTTTGACTTACAACCACAAATCCAGGACATTGCGTATTGTAGCATCCTGTTTTTCGATAACCATCTccctgaaaaggaaaaaaaattatgtataatattatttgttacCTTAATAAAATAGCAAAGCTCATcaaattgttttgatttcttctcttttactcCAAGCTAGTTATTGTTCTTATGTGAATACCATTAACTAAAAACTACTTACTGTCCAATATATTGTTAATCGTGTGACGCTGTCACCGTATAACCTTGGATGTACctacaattaaaaaacaaaaaaaacatataattatgcTTATAATTTAATAACCACATGAATATTTGTGAATGTGTAATCTTTAGTAAGTAAATGGTGGTATAAACTTACCGCCCAACCAGCTTGTATACTATTGAGGTTACCTGCAGATCCATTCTCTAACCATATTTGACTTTTACTGTATTGATTGTTTTGCAACTTTAAATCGTGAATACTTATTTCTGCTTCGGCTCCTCGATGGATAGTTCCATCTATTATGGTTTCAATCCTTGCAaactataaattttgtaaatttggtagtCTTAATAACTAAATGAGATTTAGTAGCTCTtttcgaaaacaaaaattagaggGAGACATATACATGTTGACCATAATACTCGTCTGAATTCAAATGAACGCTCTGAGATTCATTTCCCTGTCTTAAAATTGCAACTGTTCCTTTTGGACAATGCTCTTGTGAGTTATATTTGTTGCTTCTTTCAATATTTCCATCCAAGTTGAATGTTTCCTATATGTATCAcaagtaacaaaataaaagtaagatTTAGCATAACAAATGTTTCTCTAACTACTTTTTTCATTGCTAGCTAATTGATTAGCCACATCTATTCATTATAATATACAATCTAAAATTGACATATTTGTCCAAAATGTATTTAGGAATAGCCATTATATAAcaaatctgaaaattttaaaattgaaactgaaaattgaatcattagaaaaaagtataaattttattttgtatgaaaatacaattttaaacatagcttttaaaaataaatagaatatcTGA
The Camelina sativa cultivar DH55 chromosome 6, Cs, whole genome shotgun sequence genome window above contains:
- the LOC104792281 gene encoding uncharacterized protein LOC104792281, with translation MAMALDILFCLSVYLLFTQGAQGNIDDYDCVDIYKQPAFQHPLLKNHKIQETFNLDGNIERSNKYNSQEHCPKGTVAILRQGNESQSVHLNSDEYYGQHFARIETIIDGTIHRGAEAEISIHDLKLQNNQYSKSQIWLENGSAGNLNSIQAGWAVHPRLYGDSVTRLTIYWTGDGYRKTGCYNTQCPGFVVVSQKLLLGKGFWGSSIYGETSLTFNIQVNQDPNSGNWVLQISNEVIGYWPKELFTYLNKGASLVSYGGNTYLSPDGISPPMGNGHFPVADFKKTAHFKNIVVRDSNYKRVYVEDKKIRRYADSYSCYRVTYWGYYKSTGVAFSFGGPGGNCGI